From a single Pirellulaceae bacterium genomic region:
- a CDS encoding acyl-CoA synthetase, whose protein sequence is MTTAVMESHGISTLEDVLEIEKIPLSERHLAPSTYAAIKQSCEIHASHTALRFFLQGTAFKDSHDYSYSEVLKLINQTANMLHDLGIRPDSVVSTILPNAPEAIFTLWGGEAAGIVNPINPLLEPHVIAEIMNTAKTKVLVTLAPMVGSDLWQKVASIVDQVPTLETIIQVDLSNYLPFGKRQLVRLMRLRMNTPPVRAKILDFTSTVARYPGDRLQSGRQIQPDDVASYFHTGGTTGTPKLAQHTHFNEVFDAWSGLQPLGGGMGLGKVAFCGLPLFHVNGVVVSVFMPLIGGATIILATPQGYRGPGVIPNFWKIVDHYRINFFSAVPTIYSTLLNLPIGDSDVSCLDYALCGAAPMPAELFRNFEQRTGLRILEGYGQTEGTCVNSVNPGCGERRIGSIGYRLPYQEMKVVSLDAQGKYLRDCEADEIGTIILRGPCVFKGYSNPALNRGVWVDTGDGGAPWLNTGDLGRQDADGYFWITGRSKELIIRGGHNIDPRLIEDALHDHPSVSLAAAIGRPDPHAGEVPVAYVQLKPGTQATSEELLKHAEKNVGERAAVPKAVHIIEALPLTAVGKIFKPQLIWRETEFALTVALQQLEGVDTCRVKVGPHSLHGKSAAVHLTVKSTTDRTGLDNTARDLLSKYAIQYELQIGG, encoded by the coding sequence ATGACCACTGCTGTAATGGAAAGTCATGGTATAAGCACGCTGGAAGACGTATTGGAAATTGAGAAAATTCCATTGTCAGAACGCCATCTCGCCCCCTCAACGTACGCAGCGATTAAGCAGAGTTGTGAGATTCACGCTTCCCATACTGCCTTGCGATTCTTTCTGCAAGGCACGGCTTTCAAGGACTCGCACGACTACAGCTACAGCGAGGTTCTCAAGCTGATCAATCAAACAGCCAATATGCTTCACGACCTGGGCATTAGACCCGATAGTGTGGTCTCTACGATTCTGCCCAATGCCCCCGAAGCGATCTTTACCCTGTGGGGCGGCGAGGCAGCAGGCATTGTCAATCCCATCAATCCGCTGCTGGAGCCGCATGTGATCGCCGAGATCATGAATACGGCCAAGACCAAGGTGTTGGTGACGCTGGCCCCGATGGTCGGTAGCGATCTGTGGCAGAAGGTGGCTTCGATTGTCGATCAAGTTCCAACTCTTGAGACAATTATCCAGGTCGACCTGAGCAATTATCTGCCATTCGGCAAACGTCAGTTGGTGCGACTGATGCGGCTGCGTATGAACACTCCGCCGGTGCGGGCGAAGATCCTGGATTTTACTTCAACCGTCGCGCGTTATCCTGGCGATCGCTTGCAGTCAGGCCGCCAGATTCAGCCGGATGATGTGGCATCCTACTTTCACACTGGCGGAACAACGGGCACGCCCAAGTTGGCTCAGCATACGCATTTCAACGAAGTGTTTGACGCTTGGTCCGGATTGCAGCCACTGGGCGGAGGTATGGGGCTGGGCAAAGTCGCCTTCTGTGGCCTGCCGCTATTCCACGTCAATGGCGTGGTCGTCAGTGTGTTCATGCCGCTGATCGGCGGTGCGACAATTATTTTGGCCACGCCCCAAGGTTATCGCGGTCCAGGAGTCATCCCCAACTTCTGGAAGATTGTTGATCACTATCGAATCAACTTTTTTAGCGCGGTTCCCACCATCTACAGTACACTGCTGAATTTGCCCATCGGTGATAGCGATGTTAGCTGTCTGGACTACGCGCTGTGCGGTGCGGCACCCATGCCCGCCGAGCTGTTTCGCAATTTTGAACAGCGCACCGGCTTGCGTATCCTGGAAGGCTACGGCCAGACCGAAGGTACGTGTGTTAATTCGGTCAATCCAGGTTGCGGCGAGCGTCGTATCGGCTCAATTGGCTACCGCCTGCCCTATCAAGAGATGAAAGTCGTCTCGTTGGATGCGCAAGGCAAGTACTTGCGCGACTGCGAAGCTGATGAGATTGGTACGATCATTTTGCGCGGTCCTTGCGTATTCAAGGGCTACTCCAATCCGGCGCTCAATCGCGGAGTTTGGGTCGATACGGGAGATGGCGGCGCACCATGGCTCAACACCGGCGACTTGGGGCGTCAAGACGCCGATGGCTACTTCTGGATCACTGGTCGCAGCAAGGAACTGATTATTCGAGGCGGCCACAACATCGATCCACGACTAATTGAGGACGCGCTGCATGATCACCCATCGGTGTCGTTGGCAGCCGCCATCGGTCGCCCTGACCCTCACGCCGGCGAAGTTCCCGTGGCCTACGTGCAGCTCAAGCCGGGTACGCAAGCAACCTCCGAAGAACTGCTAAAACACGCTGAAAAGAATGTCGGCGAGCGAGCTGCTGTTCCCAAGGCGGTGCATATTATCGAAGCTCTACCGCTGACGGCCGTTGGCAAGATATTCAAGCCGCAGCTCATCTGGCGCGAAACCGAATTTGCGCTTACCGTCGCCCTGCAACAGTTGGAGGGTGTGGACACCTGCCGGGTAAAAGTTGGACCCCACAGCCTGCACGGCAAGTCCGCTGCGGTACATCTGACGGTTAAGTCAACGACCGACCGCACTGGCTTGGATAACACCGCCCGAGACCTGCTGTCCAAGTACGCCATTCAATACGAACTGCAAATTGGCGGCTAG
- a CDS encoding protein kinase — MSFTSTQLWQRLIAEGLASEVRCKVWATEVARSLPPRDQTNGIKVLKWLIESGDLTNYQARALAGQSQDVLRRGDWHILRRVAQPIWSGWYEITKVGMASGKQSEPVWGRWISRQQAEQARASADGLPRVVQLSSLKSRHVQAVEPPELADGQLLLRVRPVDGTLLSHRQPTAPPVRETIAQIMQTVRQLTQALADLHAARIVHGRVLPDRVALDSRRAVTLICDPLTSATVASDATEKISIVSGVLAASLPGMNTDDFLPPELLISRPALSLASDVYMLGATWWWLLTGAAPTDRSSINQPAASTGAKPDFANADLRLEQPLLDCLKLCLAKQPSDRLADATAVLEALNAATSASPSRLRSPGKIDSVDNGAQSANSSEAKSSRAAQVGAQQPIPVVSKHKKRWMLAVIMGSLVLVGGLLVLGWNTWSLVLTPAPTTVSQLPDLPTQSVESQPIERDPLQDRYRITDSSDLPWAPPWPAEPLRLDLLPPGAQLILSWHPARISTLSRTASWVDVMRNDRPWDALLSDVAKATGLPLEALKHVLVAYYPERNEDRRPEQAFRVELVQGMTRQQLLAAWATDSQESAATMVDGGRSNRIIRSGLRSYYLGPVADSDAQQASAGSSQLIESFGVGPSQLMMEVAQQNGVAGTIQPHLARLLERTHRDCDLCLLCSPRFLNTEGRWLMEQLPERMRQVIGTVLPIDARAVLMQTSFAPQWYWEFQMIGASDADSPRLARSLNQSIRQARQQTAAWLNSRQPHPHWRELAQRLPGMLGAWSDYTRVGVEDGAVIANGYLPADAQSGLVTGAWTAMQDWALPDGEVQMQSNR; from the coding sequence ATGTCATTTACCAGCACTCAGCTTTGGCAACGGCTGATCGCAGAAGGTTTAGCTTCCGAGGTGCGGTGCAAAGTTTGGGCAACAGAGGTCGCGCGAAGCTTGCCACCGCGCGATCAAACTAACGGAATCAAAGTACTGAAGTGGCTCATCGAATCTGGAGATTTGACCAACTACCAAGCACGCGCGCTGGCAGGACAAAGTCAGGATGTCTTACGACGTGGCGACTGGCATATTCTGCGCAGGGTCGCGCAACCTATCTGGTCGGGTTGGTATGAGATCACCAAAGTTGGCATGGCCAGCGGCAAGCAATCCGAGCCCGTGTGGGGACGCTGGATCAGCCGCCAACAGGCAGAGCAGGCCAGAGCCAGTGCCGATGGGCTACCGCGAGTCGTGCAACTGTCCAGTCTGAAGTCTAGGCATGTTCAGGCCGTCGAGCCGCCGGAGCTGGCCGATGGCCAATTACTGCTCCGCGTGCGCCCTGTTGACGGAACGCTGCTGTCACATCGCCAGCCTACCGCACCGCCTGTGCGCGAGACAATCGCGCAGATCATGCAGACGGTGCGGCAGTTGACACAGGCGTTGGCCGACCTACATGCTGCGCGGATTGTTCATGGACGCGTCTTGCCAGATCGTGTGGCTTTGGATTCTCGACGTGCTGTGACGCTGATCTGCGATCCATTGACGAGTGCCACTGTTGCCAGCGATGCAACGGAAAAAATCTCAATTGTCAGTGGTGTATTGGCAGCGTCACTGCCGGGTATGAATACTGACGATTTTCTGCCACCTGAATTGTTGATCAGCCGCCCTGCCCTGTCGCTGGCCAGTGATGTGTACATGTTGGGAGCCACTTGGTGGTGGCTGCTGACGGGAGCAGCGCCCACCGACCGTTCATCGATCAACCAACCTGCAGCCAGTACGGGCGCAAAACCAGATTTCGCGAATGCCGATCTGCGGCTGGAACAACCATTATTGGACTGTTTGAAGTTGTGCTTGGCGAAGCAACCCTCGGATAGGCTAGCGGACGCTACGGCAGTCCTGGAAGCGCTGAACGCTGCAACATCGGCATCCCCCAGTCGTCTACGGTCGCCTGGCAAAATAGATTCCGTCGACAACGGTGCTCAATCGGCAAATTCGAGCGAGGCCAAGTCCAGTCGCGCGGCACAAGTCGGCGCACAGCAGCCAATCCCCGTAGTTTCCAAGCACAAAAAGCGATGGATGCTGGCCGTGATCATGGGGTCGTTGGTATTGGTTGGCGGTCTGCTCGTGTTGGGCTGGAATACGTGGAGCCTCGTCCTAACACCTGCGCCGACAACGGTTAGCCAGCTGCCTGACCTGCCAACGCAGTCAGTCGAGTCCCAGCCGATCGAACGCGACCCGTTGCAGGATCGCTATCGGATTACGGATAGTTCCGACCTGCCCTGGGCACCACCCTGGCCAGCCGAACCGTTGAGGCTGGATTTATTGCCTCCAGGCGCTCAGCTGATTCTCTCTTGGCACCCGGCACGCATCAGCACCCTGAGCCGCACTGCATCGTGGGTCGATGTCATGCGTAATGACCGGCCGTGGGATGCGCTGCTGAGTGATGTTGCGAAGGCTACTGGTCTACCGCTGGAGGCTCTCAAGCATGTGCTGGTCGCATATTATCCTGAGCGCAACGAGGATCGGCGACCCGAGCAGGCGTTTCGCGTTGAATTGGTGCAAGGCATGACGCGGCAGCAGCTCCTGGCAGCGTGGGCCACTGATTCGCAAGAGTCTGCAGCCACCATGGTCGATGGCGGTCGATCGAATCGGATCATACGCAGCGGCCTACGGAGCTACTATCTGGGACCAGTGGCGGATAGCGATGCGCAACAAGCTTCCGCTGGGAGCTCGCAGTTGATCGAGAGCTTCGGTGTGGGCCCCAGCCAATTGATGATGGAAGTGGCTCAACAAAATGGGGTCGCGGGGACGATCCAACCGCACCTAGCCAGGTTGCTAGAGCGCACGCACCGCGACTGCGACCTATGTCTGCTGTGTTCGCCGCGCTTCCTGAACACGGAGGGGCGTTGGCTGATGGAGCAATTGCCAGAGCGCATGCGGCAGGTTATTGGCACGGTGCTGCCCATCGACGCGCGAGCTGTACTGATGCAAACGTCGTTTGCGCCCCAATGGTACTGGGAATTTCAAATGATCGGCGCCAGCGATGCTGATTCGCCGCGTTTAGCTCGCAGCTTGAACCAGTCGATTCGTCAGGCCCGGCAGCAAACCGCAGCTTGGTTAAACAGCCGACAGCCGCATCCACATTGGCGTGAACTTGCCCAGCGATTGCCAGGGATGTTAGGAGCTTGGAGCGACTACACCCGCGTGGGCGTCGAAGACGGTGCTGTAATCGCCAACGGTTATTTGCCGGCAGATGCGCAGTCGGGTCTGGTGACAGGCGCGTGGACGGCCATGCAAGATTGGGCGCTGCCTGATGGGGAAGTCCAAATGCAGTCCAACCGCTGA
- a CDS encoding type II secretion system protein GspG yields the protein MNRRTRNIRNRRSAFTLVEVMLVLVIIAAIAGIAITNLGTFSQRANERTAKAKINVLKGAVDYYRIELNSLPPDLNALYQQPGNLSDPGKWMQFITEPVGMDPWGNPYVYKVSGTSYEIRSFGPDGVQSDDDILG from the coding sequence ATGAACCGCAGAACTCGCAATATTCGTAATCGCCGCTCAGCCTTCACGCTGGTGGAAGTAATGCTGGTGTTAGTAATTATTGCCGCTATCGCGGGCATTGCGATCACTAATTTGGGCACGTTCTCGCAGCGCGCCAATGAACGAACCGCCAAAGCAAAAATCAACGTACTCAAAGGTGCAGTCGATTATTACAGGATCGAGTTGAATTCCTTGCCGCCAGATCTGAACGCTCTGTACCAGCAACCGGGGAATCTGTCAGACCCCGGCAAATGGATGCAGTTTATTACAGAGCCAGTCGGCATGGACCCATGGGGGAATCCTTATGTCTACAAAGTTAGCGGTACTTCCTACGAGATTCGCAGCTTCGGTCCAGATGGCGTGCAGAGCGACGACGACATTCTGGGCTAA
- a CDS encoding type II secretion system F family protein — translation MPEYAYVARDLRGQKKTGTIQANSQQDVLLQLDSENLLPVEIKVSQTLGALSNKRVSGQVMANTYNQLAALLRSGVPLLRSLTVLANQTAKPALKSVLEEIRAKVEDGEPLPTAMARYPRVFNDMAVNMVRAGNEGGFLEDSLERVAAFTEQQEDLKGRAAGALAYPVFLAVVGTAVVTVLIIVFVPKFEPLFGTLRAKGELPAATDMLLGFSRFLQSFWWVVVGLTVIAVVSAIQFLRTDSGKYWLDKTKIKVPLFGSVFLNLAVARFCRVLGTLLRNGVPILKSLEISGQAAGNRVLAQSVVQASENITAGQKLAAPLAASGHFPKQVVEMISVAEESNTLEKVMVQISDSLERTTFRRLDILVRMLEPIMLLVMASVVFFIVLALMVPLLNSSSTV, via the coding sequence TTGCCTGAGTATGCCTATGTAGCCCGCGACCTGCGCGGCCAAAAGAAGACTGGCACGATTCAAGCCAACTCGCAACAGGATGTACTGTTGCAGTTAGACAGCGAGAACTTGCTGCCCGTCGAGATTAAAGTCAGCCAGACTTTGGGGGCGCTCAGCAACAAGCGCGTCAGCGGTCAGGTGATGGCCAATACGTACAATCAACTGGCCGCGCTGCTGCGATCCGGAGTGCCGTTGTTGCGAAGTTTGACCGTGCTTGCCAACCAAACCGCCAAGCCAGCACTGAAATCTGTCTTAGAGGAAATTCGTGCTAAAGTCGAAGATGGTGAACCGCTACCGACCGCTATGGCCCGCTACCCGCGGGTGTTTAACGACATGGCAGTCAATATGGTGCGTGCAGGCAACGAAGGCGGATTCTTAGAGGATTCACTGGAACGTGTGGCAGCTTTCACGGAACAACAAGAAGACCTCAAAGGCCGCGCTGCGGGTGCTCTGGCTTACCCGGTTTTCTTGGCCGTCGTGGGCACGGCCGTGGTTACCGTTTTGATCATCGTGTTTGTTCCCAAGTTCGAGCCGTTGTTTGGCACTTTACGAGCCAAAGGTGAATTGCCCGCAGCCACCGATATGTTGCTCGGCTTCAGCCGATTCTTGCAGAGTTTCTGGTGGGTCGTAGTCGGTTTGACCGTAATCGCCGTTGTCTCGGCCATTCAATTCCTGCGAACCGACTCGGGCAAGTACTGGCTAGATAAAACCAAGATCAAAGTGCCTTTATTTGGATCGGTCTTCTTGAATCTGGCGGTTGCTCGATTCTGCCGCGTGCTGGGAACGCTGCTGCGTAACGGAGTACCGATTCTAAAATCGTTGGAGATTAGCGGTCAGGCTGCTGGAAATCGGGTTTTGGCGCAGTCTGTTGTGCAGGCTAGCGAAAACATAACCGCTGGTCAGAAGCTGGCTGCACCACTGGCTGCGTCAGGACATTTTCCGAAGCAAGTGGTCGAGATGATTTCGGTTGCCGAAGAGTCCAATACGCTTGAAAAAGTAATGGTGCAAATTTCGGACAGCTTAGAACGCACTACCTTTCGGCGACTGGACATCTTGGTCCGCATGTTGGAGCCAATTATGTTGCTGGTCATGGCCAGTGTGGTGTTTTTCATCGTATTGGCCCTGATGGTGCCGCTACTTAATAGCTCCAGTACCGTCTAG
- a CDS encoding alpha-1,2-fucosyltransferase, translating into MKVAVVCYRPSCEPCDWSGFYESAERYLLPDSQRSYYVVGKQPLDTGRCSVRASQVQSIELRANTASSGFEVLLDLENQLTDFDYVYCFTADCRFQRSVSAELLPQQPDQIVVVQHPQYVNIPCDRLPYERNAQSRAGMPIGAGHYYVTSLLFGGTTATVLGMAQTICEDLQADWRNGVAAIAAEESHLNRYITLHPYRLCHAGFCYPQGWDLGVPRVIEVADPPGGMAIRHLVSDSSEKSSGRPVTVEISGDLGSQLFQYAAGRVAAERNGCDLQLDTRYFDCLGEHRYGLGHFNIHAQIATTHTLPRRGKWHVRGTWHSERYFADVAAVLRQELTWAQPATGRCEKLLKQITSQPSVAIQVDAGLPVRYYDRAIDYIRRTTGSYLRAVVFCNDLRWAQQNIVAGAGTVYVQSNARWAAHDDLRLMAACDHQVVARSSLGWWSAWLNINPHKRIVVPSEVAAAPGQEQDDWITAGWHCLDISQPATILARAA; encoded by the coding sequence ATGAAAGTAGCCGTCGTTTGCTATCGTCCCAGCTGTGAGCCATGCGACTGGTCAGGATTTTACGAGTCCGCCGAGCGCTATTTGCTGCCAGACAGTCAGCGCAGCTATTATGTGGTTGGCAAGCAACCGTTGGATACTGGCAGGTGTTCGGTCCGCGCCAGCCAGGTCCAATCCATTGAACTGAGGGCCAACACTGCTTCCAGTGGCTTTGAAGTATTGTTGGACCTGGAAAACCAGCTGACTGATTTCGACTACGTTTATTGCTTCACCGCCGATTGCAGATTTCAGCGTAGCGTAAGTGCTGAGTTGTTGCCGCAGCAGCCGGATCAAATCGTAGTTGTGCAGCATCCTCAGTACGTCAATATTCCATGTGATCGACTACCTTACGAGCGCAATGCCCAGTCGCGGGCTGGCATGCCCATCGGCGCGGGACACTACTATGTGACCAGCTTGCTGTTCGGGGGAACAACCGCCACGGTTCTCGGTATGGCCCAGACCATCTGCGAGGACTTGCAGGCGGATTGGCGAAACGGCGTGGCGGCTATCGCCGCCGAAGAGTCGCATCTGAACCGATACATTACGCTGCATCCTTACCGGCTTTGCCACGCGGGGTTTTGTTACCCGCAAGGTTGGGATCTAGGGGTACCGCGTGTCATCGAAGTTGCAGACCCGCCGGGTGGAATGGCAATTCGGCACTTGGTATCGGACTCGAGCGAGAAGTCAAGCGGGCGGCCTGTCACAGTAGAAATCTCCGGCGATTTGGGAAGTCAGTTGTTTCAGTATGCTGCGGGGCGAGTTGCAGCGGAGCGCAATGGTTGCGATTTGCAATTGGACACGCGATACTTCGATTGCCTGGGCGAGCATCGCTATGGACTAGGCCATTTCAATATCCACGCTCAAATCGCTACGACACATACGTTGCCACGACGTGGCAAATGGCATGTACGTGGGACATGGCACAGTGAACGATATTTTGCGGACGTAGCCGCGGTACTGCGTCAGGAATTGACCTGGGCACAGCCAGCCACGGGGCGTTGCGAAAAACTGTTAAAGCAGATCACCAGCCAGCCCAGCGTGGCCATTCAAGTCGATGCCGGCCTGCCGGTGCGTTATTATGACCGGGCTATCGACTACATTCGTCGCACGACGGGTAGTTACCTTCGAGCCGTTGTGTTCTGCAACGACCTTCGATGGGCTCAACAAAATATTGTTGCCGGTGCCGGTACCGTATATGTTCAATCCAACGCGCGCTGGGCGGCGCATGACGATTTGCGATTGATGGCCGCGTGCGACCATCAAGTCGTGGCGCGCAGTTCCCTGGGTTGGTGGTCAGCGTGGCTGAACATCAATCCACACAAGCGGATCGTTGTCCCTAGCGAGGTTGCTGCAGCCCCTGGGCAGGAACAGGATGACTGGATCACAGCGGGTTGGCATTGCCTGGACATTTCTCAACCGGCGACCATACTGGCCAGAGCGGCGTAG
- a CDS encoding NYN domain-containing protein, which produces MRLLIDGYNLLFQSQFLGRQRGPGWLHKARQRLLAGLHEQLPQDLLSHTTIVFDASRGNEVLRDFVSEHGVRVLFANEHPEADDLLEELIRSHTAPKSLQVVSSDHRIARCARARRAKIVTVDQFLDLLERKTRPHDSSSRGNSQPIEQPLSPDQVAYWLREFGQS; this is translated from the coding sequence GTGCGATTATTGATAGACGGTTATAATCTGCTCTTTCAGAGTCAATTTCTGGGGCGCCAGCGTGGCCCAGGCTGGTTGCACAAGGCGCGGCAGAGATTATTGGCCGGACTGCATGAACAACTGCCGCAAGACCTGCTATCGCACACGACGATCGTTTTTGATGCTTCACGCGGCAATGAAGTATTGCGCGACTTTGTGTCGGAGCATGGAGTGCGAGTGTTATTTGCCAATGAGCATCCCGAGGCCGACGATTTGTTGGAAGAGTTGATTCGTAGCCACACGGCACCGAAATCGCTACAGGTCGTCTCTAGCGATCATCGCATCGCTCGCTGTGCACGGGCTCGGCGTGCAAAGATTGTCACAGTTGATCAATTCTTGGACCTGCTTGAGCGTAAAACACGGCCCCACGATTCAAGTTCGCGCGGCAATTCGCAGCCCATCGAACAACCGCTCAGTCCAGATCAAGTTGCCTATTGGCTGCGCGAGTTCGGGCAGTCATAG
- the tadA gene encoding Flp pilus assembly complex ATPase component TadA, which yields MLETGDILVQQGLLQAEQVDRLRAEQRSGIVLLEAAVEQGWVAEEAALRALGGALGMQFVDLRNVEVDLELIKSFPQKLIYRHALFPLERHNGSLTLATANPLDVYALDEASAATGLTIIPVVAEKAEIAKLTKKHLGVGSETVEGLMAAREEQGDIELLDSIETDGSELSEMAQEASVVRLVNEILIEAIDSRSSDVHIESQSAGLVIRYRIDGILHDQPVPPEISRFQSAIISRLKIMSRLNIAEKRLPQDGRIKLKVHGREIDIRVSVIPMIHGESLVLRILDKGAMKFDLQGLGMDAHSYSLYRQLIRLPHGIILVTGPTGSGKTTTLYSSLLEIRSPETKIITTEDPVEYQLDGINQIQVHAKIGLTFAASLRSILRHDPDVVLIGEIRDQETAENAIQASLTGHLVFSTLHTNDAAGAFTRIVDMGIEPFLVSSTVEAIMAQRLLRRLCNNCKQAYTPQHVDLPNDFPWELLDGKPLYRSVGCRACRNVGYVGRMGIYELLITNEEIRELAHERVSTWEIKQCALKSGMRTLRMDAWDKAILGDTTIDEVLRVTKGDRLA from the coding sequence ATGCTGGAAACGGGTGACATTTTAGTACAACAGGGCTTGCTGCAAGCCGAACAGGTTGATCGGCTGCGCGCCGAACAGCGCAGCGGCATCGTGTTGTTGGAAGCGGCGGTCGAGCAAGGCTGGGTCGCCGAAGAGGCGGCGCTGCGCGCGCTTGGCGGCGCACTGGGCATGCAGTTCGTCGATCTCCGCAACGTGGAAGTCGATTTAGAGCTGATTAAAAGCTTTCCTCAAAAGCTAATCTATCGTCATGCTCTGTTTCCTCTGGAGCGCCATAACGGGTCGCTGACTTTGGCAACCGCCAATCCGCTGGACGTCTATGCTTTGGACGAAGCTAGCGCCGCGACGGGACTGACGATCATCCCGGTGGTGGCCGAGAAGGCGGAGATCGCCAAGCTGACCAAGAAGCATCTGGGCGTCGGTTCGGAGACCGTTGAAGGCTTGATGGCCGCGCGCGAAGAGCAAGGCGATATCGAACTGCTGGATAGCATTGAAACTGATGGTAGTGAATTAAGCGAGATGGCCCAGGAGGCCTCGGTCGTTCGCTTAGTCAACGAAATCTTGATCGAAGCCATCGACTCGCGCTCCAGCGACGTGCACATCGAGTCGCAATCTGCCGGTTTGGTTATTCGCTATCGCATTGACGGCATCCTGCATGATCAACCAGTTCCGCCAGAGATCAGTCGCTTTCAATCGGCCATCATCAGCCGCTTGAAGATCATGTCGCGGTTGAACATCGCCGAAAAACGCTTGCCACAGGACGGCCGTATTAAGTTGAAGGTTCACGGGCGCGAAATTGACATACGCGTGTCCGTCATTCCTATGATTCATGGCGAAAGCCTGGTGCTGCGTATTCTGGACAAGGGGGCGATGAAGTTCGACCTGCAAGGGTTGGGCATGGATGCACATTCCTATAGCTTGTACCGCCAACTGATTCGATTGCCACACGGCATTATTTTGGTGACTGGTCCCACGGGTTCTGGAAAGACAACCACGCTGTACAGTTCCTTGCTCGAAATTCGCAGCCCCGAAACCAAGATCATCACCACTGAAGATCCGGTCGAGTATCAACTGGACGGCATCAATCAGATTCAGGTGCACGCTAAGATTGGTTTGACTTTCGCCGCCTCACTGCGCAGCATTTTGCGTCATGATCCCGATGTGGTGTTGATCGGAGAAATTCGCGATCAGGAAACTGCCGAGAATGCGATACAAGCTTCACTGACGGGGCACTTGGTGTTTAGCACTCTGCACACCAACGATGCCGCTGGCGCGTTCACGCGTATTGTCGATATGGGCATCGAGCCCTTTCTGGTTTCGAGTACGGTGGAAGCCATCATGGCGCAGCGTCTGTTGCGACGCTTGTGTAACAACTGCAAACAAGCCTACACGCCGCAGCATGTTGATTTGCCTAACGATTTTCCGTGGGAATTGCTGGATGGCAAGCCGTTGTATCGTAGCGTGGGTTGTCGCGCCTGTCGCAACGTGGGCTATGTTGGTCGGATGGGAATTTACGAATTGTTGATTACCAACGAAGAAATTCGCGAGTTGGCGCACGAGCGCGTCAGCACTTGGGAAATCAAGCAGTGCGCACTCAAATCGGGAATGCGTACCTTGCGTATGGATGCGTGGGACAAGGCCATTTTAGGTGACACAACGATCGACGAAGTGTTGCGCGTCACCAAGGGGGATCGCCTTGCCTGA